The Syntrophales bacterium DNA segment CGTAGACAGGGATATCCTTTCCTTCATGTCCCTGTACATATCCTCCCCGACCCCGGATGCCAAATACCACCTCGCGGAAAAGGGGGAAGAACCATGTAGAGTTTACCCCATATTTTGTGAAACTCGTATCCCCCTGAAGGATGGTGCCGGCGTGTTCCAGAGAAATGCTATTTTTAGAACCTCTTGAAGGAAAGATGTAGTCATCTGTTGTATCCCTTAGCAGGGTCATGGTTATGCTGCTTGTGGTCCTCGAGCCTTCCTGTGCCTGGATAAGGAAGGATATCCAGGGATCAAGGTTTGAAATGGTGTTAGTTGACAGTCTGTAGCCTATATAACCGGTAACGTATTCCCAGAGAGGGTAACCAAAGGTGATCCCAAAACCGCTGGAGTCGAGATCGTAGGAATCATATTCCCTGGTTAAATTCCAGAGATCGAATTTACTCCACAGCGGGATATCAAAGAGCCACGGCTCTATAAAAGAGACATCATAACTGGTCACCCTTGAACCCAGGTGGGCCTTGAGGCTTAAACTCTGACCCCTGCCGAAAAGATTTTGCTGGGAGATCTGACCGGTGATGACAGCCTGGTCTACGGCGCTGTATCCGGCGCCGACGCTGAAAAACCCTGTTGGTTTCTCCTTGACATGTATATTGACGTCTGTCAGGGTCTCGTCCGGTCCCTTTTCTGTTTGAAAGTTAACCTCTTCAAAGTATCTGAGGCGGTTGAGCGCCATATAACTTCTCTTTAACTTGCTACTACTGTACAAATCCCCTTCCACAACGGCAAGTTGTCTTCTTATCACTTTGTCCCTTGTCTTGGTGTTGCCGGTGATGGTTATCCTGTTAAATGAGACCTCACTACCTTTCGTTATATGATAAATCACATCCACCGTTTGCTCTTTCTCATCTGGTATGGTACGGGGGGTGACATCGGCATAGGCATAACCCTCATCGTTACAGACCTGTGCGAGGTATTCGATATCTTTCATGATTGAAGCCCTGTCAAAGTATTCCCTCTTGTTTATCTTCATGTTTTTCAGAAGCTCAGCACGTGACAATTTCGGTTCATCGCCTGTAATATCAACCTTCCCGACCCTGAACCGTTTACCCTCCGTGATAGGTATCTTCACATAGATCCATTTTTTGTCGTGGGTGATCTCCGGTTCTCCAACCTGAACGTTGATAAAGCCATTGTTGAGGTAAAAGACCTGCAGCTTGTTGATATCTTGCTTTAGCTGTTCCTTTTTAAGGAGACCGGAATCAGTAAGAAAACGGAAGATACTCCACTCGGAGATCTTTATCATCTTTCTCAGTTCTTTATCGGTGTAAGCCTGATTTCCCTCGATGGTGATCCTTTTTATATAAAGCCTTTTGTTTTCGGTGACATTGAAGATGACACGGACCGCCCGGTCATCTCCCCTTTCGATAACATCGCGAACCTCAGCATTGTAATACCCCTTATTGTCATAGAGGGCCTTGATTTTTTCTGCGTCGGCCTTGATCTTCTCCGGGTTCAGGCTTTGCCTGGCCTTAGTGGTCAATACGGCCTCTATTTCCTCCCTGCCGATGGCCTTATTCCCCTTGATTTTAACCTCTGTAATGAGGGCTTTTTCCTCCAGGATAAAGGTGATGACCTTTCCCTCCGGCGTGGCGATAACATCGGCGGTCACATCTTGAAAATAACCCATCCTGTAAATAGCCTTGATATCAGAAGAGAGATCGGCCTCCGAGAAGAAATTGCCCTTTGCACTCTTCAGAACCTGGCTTATGGCACTGGCCTCGATCTTTCGGTTACCTTTGAACTCGATACGGGCTATCCTTTGCTCTGCCGCTATTCTGATCATAATCTCTGTTTTCAGTTGTGTTGCAATATGACCGATGTTAGCCAATCCCTTACCCTGGACAAAGATAGGGGAGAGGGCTTTTTCCTGCCTGATATCTATGATCCTTGCATCCACGCTGATCATCTCTCCGAACTCGGAGAGAGACCCCATAATGACAAATGTTGCCCCTGTATCTTTCCCTACAGTGATGGCCAGTTTTTCGTTGATGCGTTTTCCCTCAATGGTCTTTAAGATGATTTCCGATTCGATAAGTTGAATGAATTTTAATTTCTGCAGTTCCGCGGCGATCCCTGCATGAATTGCTTTCCTGAGATTGGTGGCGTTGGCCTTACTGTATATATCAAAGGGAAAGAGGGCGATTTTTTTGACATCTTCTGCGAAGACCTTCTGGGAGATGGAAAATAGAAACAAAGTCAGTAAGAACAGAACATGCCTGGAGATAAAAACTTTTTTATTCACTGGTAACAATCTTTCCATCCCGCAGGCCAATGCTTCGAGACATCAGGTCTGCCAGTGATTTATTGTGGGTTACCACGACTAAAGTAATATTTTGGGTTCTGTTGAGTTCCATTAGTATGTCTTCTATCTTCTTTCCCGTTTCCGTGTCAAGGTTTCCTATGGGTTCATCGGCTAAGAGTATCTCCGGTTCCATGATGAGTGCCCTGGATATGGCGACCCGCTGTTGTTCCCCTCCGGAGAGTTCTCCAGGACGATGGGTCATCCTATCACCCATGCCCAATTCATTCAAGATCCCTTCTGCCTTCTTCCTTGCCTTCCGTTTTGATAAACCGTTGATCAAGGCAGGCATCATCGTATTTTCCAGGCTGTTGAACTCCGGGAGAAGGTTGTGAAATTGAAACACAAAGCCGATTTTTCTGTTTCGGAATACTGCCAGTTCTTTCTCCTGCCAGGTAAAGACATCCACATTATCGTAGAGCAGGGTGCCGGAGGTGGGACGATCGAGGGTCCCGAGGATATGGAGGAGGGTACTTTTCCCGGCGCCGGAAACACCCCAGATAGCTATGGACTCCCCCCGGGCAATATCGAGATTCAATCCTTTTAAGACCTCGATCTTATTGCCATCCTTGAAAAAGGTTTTGCTGATGTTTTTCAGTTTTATCATCACCTTGAGCGAGTTTTTAGCTTTCCTGCTGTTTTATGTTTACCGCTTACTCATTCGTATCTAAGAGCCTCAGCCGGGTCCAGTCTGGAGGCCCTCCAGGAGGGGTAGATCGTTGACAGGAAACATATCAGTATTGTCCCTATGACAATAATGGAAACATCGCCGTAGTTGACCCGGGAGGGGAGTTCGCTTAAGTAATAAACATCTGACGGCAGTATCTTGAACTTGAATAAATTTTCGATGAAGCGAGACAACTTTTCTATATTCAAGGCAACGGAGAGTCCCCCGATACAACCCAGGAAAGTGCCGATGGTACCGATTGTCAGTCCCTGGAGGATAAATATTTTCATGATACTTTTTGCTGTAGCTCCCATGGATTTTAGAATAGCGATATCCCTGTTTTTTTCCATTACCACCATGATCAGGATACTTATGATATTAAAGGCTGCAACCAGAACGATAAGACTGAGGATGATAAACATGACCCGCTTTTCAAGCTTCAGCGCGGAGAAGAGATTTTTATTCATCTCCATCCAATTCCTGGCCAGGTAAGGGTATCCGAGTTTCTTTTCTATTGCCTTTGCAATGACATCGGCCCTATAGATGTCGTTGACCCTGATCTCAATACCGGTAACCGTATCGTCCATGTTCAGGAATTCCTGGCAATCTTTGAGGAATAGACAGGCCAATGTGGAGTCATATTCATAGAATCCGGAATCAAACACGCCAACCACGAGAAACTTCTTCATGCGTGGTACCATCCCCAGCGGGGTAGGAACCCCCATGGGGGATAACAAGTTGACCACATCAAAGAGGGATAGCCCTAAATTTTTTGCCAGTTCTTTTCCGATGACAATGCCGGGAAGATTGGCCAGGTCCCCCTCAAGTCTGAGTTTGCCTCGATGTTTTTCCGAAAGGTAGTCAATACTTCCTTCCTTCATTTTTCCCAGATTGATGACCTTAAGGGCGCCCTCCTCCGTCGCCATTCCTTTCAGGACCACGCCGCTGACATTTCCCCCGTTCTTTAACATTGCCTGGCTGTATATGAAAGGTGTTGTGGCAATGACACCATCCACACTGGCACAATCTTTCATGATCTTTCGATAATTCCTCATCTTCCCGCTGTATTCCATCAGGACAATATGGGAATTGATTCCCAGAATCTTATCCCTGAGATCGGTTTCAAAACCGTTCATCACGGCAAGAACGATGATCAGTGCGGCGACACCAAGGAAAATCCCGACCATGGAAATGAAGGTGATGATGGAAACAAAAACCTGCTTCCGCCTGGCCCTCAAGTATCGGAGACTGATAAAAAATTCAAAAGACATGACGTAAAAATCCGGCCGAGTAGCTACGCTTCTTTCATCCTCATATGGGGGAAGAGGATAACATCCCTGATGGAGGGACAGTCCGTAAAGAACATGACCAGCCTATCAATACCGATTCCTTCCCCTGCTGTGGGAGGCATTCCGTATTCAAGGACTTTGATATAGTCCTCGTCCATTTCGTGGGCCTCTTCATCTCCAGCCTCTCTTTCCTTAAACTGCATCAGAAACCGTTCCCGCTGGTCCACGGGATCGTTCAACTCAGAGAAGGCATTGGCGATTTCTTTTCCATAAATGAAGAGTTCAAAGCGATCGGTAAATGCAGGTTCCTCAGCGCTTCTCTTCGCCAGGGGTGAGACCTCAACGGGATAATGCGTGACGAAATGGGGTTGAATGAGCTTTTCTTCCACCGTTTCATCGAATATAGCCATCATTACCTTCCCCAGGGGTTCGCCGTCTCTGATGGGTAATCCCAGTTCCCTGGCACAGGCAACGGCTTTATGGGGGTCTTCAAGGATGTCAGGGGCGATCTTACCGTATCGGATAATCGCTTCCCTGACGGATATACGCGGCCAGGGTGGTGTCAGATCAATCTCTGTGCCCTGGTATTGAAAATTCAGGGAACCAAAGATTTCCCGGGCGATGAAGGTAAGCATTTCCTCGGTCATGACCATTAGGTCTTCGTAGGTTGCATAGGCCTGATAGAACTCCATCATGGTAAATTCGGGATTATGAAAGGTAGAGATTCCTTCGTTTCGGAAATTTCTGTTTATTTCGTAGACCCTCTCCAGGCCTCCCGTAATCAAACGTTTCAGGTACAACTCCGGAGCTATCCTCAGGTAAAAGTCCATCCCGAGGGCATTATGGTGGGTTTTAAAGGGACGCGCCACTGCACCGCCGGCCTTCGGCTGCATCATGGGAGTTTCCACCTCGAGAAAGTCCCGTTCCTCCATAAATTGGCGGAGGAGCTGAATGATACAGCTCCGCCTGTAAAATACCTCTTTTACCTTAGGGTTGACAATCAGGTCGAGATGTCTCTGCCGGTATCTTGTTTCGACATCTGTGAGGCCATGCCATTTCTCCGGCAGGGGTCTGATGGCCTTTGATAAGAGGCGAAGTTCATCCACTTCTATCGTTAATTCGCCGGTCTTTGTCTTGAAAACCTTTCCCGCGATGAAAATGATATCTCCAATGTCGAGTCGTTTAAAGAGAGAGAAGGCATTCTCACCGAGGGTGTTCTTATTGATATAGCCCTGAATCCTGCCCTTTCTGTCCTGGAGATCAATAAATGCCGCCTTACCGAAGTTTCTTACGGCCATCAGCCTTCCCGCGAGGGTAGATCTCTCATTGATCCTGGCAAGGGAATCATGGTCCATCTTGGCAAACCTGCTTAGGATGGATGCCGTTGTATCCCTGAACTGCACATCATTAGAATACAGCTCGATGCCATCGGCCTTCAGGGATGCTATCTTTTCCATACGCTTCCTCAGAAGCTCACTCTCTTCCATAAACCATTTGTCCCGATGCAATATAAGCGTACTTGACTATATTTTTTTTCTGGATTAGTCAAGCATGATTTGAGATTAATTGATCAAGTGCCACCAATAATTACATTGCTAAAAGTATGGAAGTTGTGTAATGTTTTTCTTCAAATTCATGGAATTTAAGGAGGGGGACGAAGATGGTAAACAAGGCGATCTTGATAGGCAGGCTGGGAGCTGATCCCGTGGTCAGATATACCCCCGATGGGGCAATGGTGACCAATTTCAATCTGGCAACGGACGAACAGTGGAAAGACAAGAATGGTGAAAGGGTGCAGCGGACGGAATGGCACCGTATCGTAACCTTCAGAAAACTGGCGGAGATATGTAGCAACTACCTTTCCAAAGGGAGAATGGTCTTCATTGAAGGGAGGATCCAGACACGGTCCTGGGAAGACAAGGAAGGCAACAAACGCTCTACAACGGAGATCATTGCCACAAATATGCAAATGCTGGAACCGAAAGGACAGGCGAAGGTCCCCGATACAGCAACAGACGATTCTCTTTCTCCACCTTCCAGTTTGGAACCCTTACCTGAAGACGATGTCCCCTTTTAATAATAGTCATACGTCATAAGTCAGACAGAAGACGTACGACGTAAGACATACGACGGGGGGTTCCGGCATTATTTCGGTTCGATTTTCCTGGCCTCTGGTGTGACGTTTGTTTCGTCCGGTTCGTGGGTGGCTCTCTTAAAATTCTTGATGCCTTTGCCAATGGCGCCACCGATCTCCGGCAGTTTCCCCGCTCCGAAGATGATCAGAATGATCACCAGGATAACCAGTAACTCGGGCATACCTAAACTTCCGAACATATTTTTATGACCTCCTCAAATTAGTAAGCGTTCAGCTTTGCCGAGCCTACGGCAACCTCAAATGGACAACTTGGCCTGGCCCTCCTAAGCTTGCCAGGGGGGTTCCCTCAAACTCGACGTTGATGCCTCCTGCATTGCCAACATCAATGGTAAAGGATGGGGCAATACGTTCAATCTTTTCACCTGGCTGCAATAAGACTTCATAAGGCGAACCTTGTCCTTCCCTGATCCTTAACCAGGTTAAGTCTGTGGCTTCTATGTTTAAATGATAAGATGTCTCTGCGCTTGCTTGATCGGCAGCTTTACCCTTGGCCTGCATTTGCGGATTGGTTGCCTCGGCAGGTTTTGCCTCGGGTATATAGGGGACAGCCTTACCGCTTTGGTATTGGGGAATATCTGCGCCTGTTCTATAATATAAAGATATACAAAAAATGAAAATACCGGCCACGATGATAAAAGATAGGATTAAAAAAAGTTTCTTATAATGGGTCCCGATGGTTCGAGGTGATTTTGGAAACTCTTCTTTTTCATAAGTGCTTTTCGATGCTTCAAGATAGCTTTCATAATGGTCAAGGATCTTCTTACTGTCAATACCTATGATCTGTGCGTACGTTTTGATAAAAGCCTTCGTATAGATAGGTGGAGGAAGTAGAAGAAAATCTCCGTTTTCAATAGCTTCAATATTGACGGGGCTTATCTTGGTGATCTGGAATAAATCATTTAAGGTGAACCCCATAGATTCCCGGCGGGCTTTTAAATCCTCATTCGGTTTTTCAGGAGGCAACATATTTTTATTTTTTGTTACCATCGACCGACCAATTTTATAAGATAATTTTTCGCAATTTATCACTAATTTTAATATCACGCAATAAAAAAATACTATTTCTTCCTGAGAACTTACAACCTGATCTTAATTTATACTATTGACACCCAGGTGCCTTCATTTTATACTCTCCCTCCCCTCAAAAGGGGTAGGGCCATATTGGGGCAGCGGGGACAGGGCTGTTCCATCCCATAAATATTTTTGTTAAGTTAACATCAGCAGGACAGGCGTCTCGCCTGTCGTGTTATGTCTGGAACAATACACTATTATACAAGGAGGAAAATGATGGCTGGCTTTGGTTTTACGGAGGAACAGGAGATGTTTCGGGAAACTGTGCAACGTTTCGCCCGGCGGGAACTTGCTCCAGGAGCAAAGGAGCGGGCAAAAAAGACGGACCGCCCGCTGGAATTGATAAAGAAAGTTGCTGACCAGGGACTGGTGGGATTGGCCGTTCCCCAGAAATTTGGAGGTGGCGAGGCGGATTGGGTCACTGTTGGTATCGCTGTTGAAGAAATGTCGAAGGCCGATTTTGGTCTCGGCATGCTCCCGGTACTGCCCGGGCTGTTTTCCATACTTCTCACCCGCTATTGTTCAGAAGAGATGCAGCAGAGATACCTTCCCGCTATGGCTCGGGGGGAGTGTTCCGGTTGCTTTGCGATAACCGAGGCTGAT contains these protein-coding regions:
- the lysS gene encoding lysine--tRNA ligase — protein: MEESELLRKRMEKIASLKADGIELYSNDVQFRDTTASILSRFAKMDHDSLARINERSTLAGRLMAVRNFGKAAFIDLQDRKGRIQGYINKNTLGENAFSLFKRLDIGDIIFIAGKVFKTKTGELTIEVDELRLLSKAIRPLPEKWHGLTDVETRYRQRHLDLIVNPKVKEVFYRRSCIIQLLRQFMEERDFLEVETPMMQPKAGGAVARPFKTHHNALGMDFYLRIAPELYLKRLITGGLERVYEINRNFRNEGISTFHNPEFTMMEFYQAYATYEDLMVMTEEMLTFIAREIFGSLNFQYQGTEIDLTPPWPRISVREAIIRYGKIAPDILEDPHKAVACARELGLPIRDGEPLGKVMMAIFDETVEEKLIQPHFVTHYPVEVSPLAKRSAEEPAFTDRFELFIYGKEIANAFSELNDPVDQRERFLMQFKEREAGDEEAHEMDEDYIKVLEYGMPPTAGEGIGIDRLVMFFTDCPSIRDVILFPHMRMKEA
- a CDS encoding lipoprotein-releasing ABC transporter permease subunit, which codes for MSFEFFISLRYLRARRKQVFVSIITFISMVGIFLGVAALIIVLAVMNGFETDLRDKILGINSHIVLMEYSGKMRNYRKIMKDCASVDGVIATTPFIYSQAMLKNGGNVSGVVLKGMATEEGALKVINLGKMKEGSIDYLSEKHRGKLRLEGDLANLPGIVIGKELAKNLGLSLFDVVNLLSPMGVPTPLGMVPRMKKFLVVGVFDSGFYEYDSTLACLFLKDCQEFLNMDDTVTGIEIRVNDIYRADVIAKAIEKKLGYPYLARNWMEMNKNLFSALKLEKRVMFIILSLIVLVAAFNIISILIMVVMEKNRDIAILKSMGATAKSIMKIFILQGLTIGTIGTFLGCIGGLSVALNIEKLSRFIENLFKFKILPSDVYYLSELPSRVNYGDVSIIVIGTILICFLSTIYPSWRASRLDPAEALRYE
- a CDS encoding twin-arginine translocase TatA/TatE family subunit, translating into MFGSLGMPELLVILVIILIIFGAGKLPEIGGAIGKGIKNFKRATHEPDETNVTPEARKIEPK
- the bamA gene encoding outer membrane protein assembly factor BamA, encoding MNKKVFISRHVLFLLTLFLFSISQKVFAEDVKKIALFPFDIYSKANATNLRKAIHAGIAAELQKLKFIQLIESEIILKTIEGKRINEKLAITVGKDTGATFVIMGSLSEFGEMISVDARIIDIRQEKALSPIFVQGKGLANIGHIATQLKTEIMIRIAAEQRIARIEFKGNRKIEASAISQVLKSAKGNFFSEADLSSDIKAIYRMGYFQDVTADVIATPEGKVITFILEEKALITEVKIKGNKAIGREEIEAVLTTKARQSLNPEKIKADAEKIKALYDNKGYYNAEVRDVIERGDDRAVRVIFNVTENKRLYIKRITIEGNQAYTDKELRKMIKISEWSIFRFLTDSGLLKKEQLKQDINKLQVFYLNNGFINVQVGEPEITHDKKWIYVKIPITEGKRFRVGKVDITGDEPKLSRAELLKNMKINKREYFDRASIMKDIEYLAQVCNDEGYAYADVTPRTIPDEKEQTVDVIYHITKGSEVSFNRITITGNTKTRDKVIRRQLAVVEGDLYSSSKLKRSYMALNRLRYFEEVNFQTEKGPDETLTDVNIHVKEKPTGFFSVGAGYSAVDQAVITGQISQQNLFGRGQSLSLKAHLGSRVTSYDVSFIEPWLFDIPLWSKFDLWNLTREYDSYDLDSSGFGITFGYPLWEYVTGYIGYRLSTNTISNLDPWISFLIQAQEGSRTTSSITMTLLRDTTDDYIFPSRGSKNSISLEHAGTILQGDTSFTKYGVNSTWFFPLFREVVFGIRGRGGYVQGHEGKDIPVYERFYLGGINSLRGLREVGPKDPWTGDVIGGTTMFNVNAEFLFPLIKSAGMKGVVFFDTGNAWESGYHLGDLRKTAGAGIRWYSPIGPLRLEWGYVLDRKDKEPPSRWEFTIGMFM
- a CDS encoding single-stranded DNA-binding protein: MVNKAILIGRLGADPVVRYTPDGAMVTNFNLATDEQWKDKNGERVQRTEWHRIVTFRKLAEICSNYLSKGRMVFIEGRIQTRSWEDKEGNKRSTTEIIATNMQMLEPKGQAKVPDTATDDSLSPPSSLEPLPEDDVPF
- a CDS encoding DUF4115 domain-containing protein, which produces MVTKNKNMLPPEKPNEDLKARRESMGFTLNDLFQITKISPVNIEAIENGDFLLLPPPIYTKAFIKTYAQIIGIDSKKILDHYESYLEASKSTYEKEEFPKSPRTIGTHYKKLFLILSFIIVAGIFIFCISLYYRTGADIPQYQSGKAVPYIPEAKPAEATNPQMQAKGKAADQASAETSYHLNIEATDLTWLRIREGQGSPYEVLLQPGEKIERIAPSFTIDVGNAGGINVEFEGTPLASLGGPGQVVHLRLP
- a CDS encoding ABC transporter ATP-binding protein, translated to MIKLKNISKTFFKDGNKIEVLKGLNLDIARGESIAIWGVSGAGKSTLLHILGTLDRPTSGTLLYDNVDVFTWQEKELAVFRNRKIGFVFQFHNLLPEFNSLENTMMPALINGLSKRKARKKAEGILNELGMGDRMTHRPGELSGGEQQRVAISRALIMEPEILLADEPIGNLDTETGKKIEDILMELNRTQNITLVVVTHNKSLADLMSRSIGLRDGKIVTSE